The Deltaproteobacteria bacterium genome includes the window ATGACTTCTTCAAGCCATAACCAAACTTGTCGACAGACTCTTTAATATTGATCTCATTGATTTGCGCCTGGGCAACCTTGCTCCAGAATGGGTCCCCGGAGGCCACGATCTGATTCAACACGTCTTGTGCTTTGCTCGTAGCTTTTACCCACTGATAGCATTGTGCAAGCCTGAACTGCAGGCTCTGGATGTCCTGGCGCTTTGAGCCCAATTCCAGGGCACTCTTGAAGACAGGCACAGCCTTTTCCTTTTGTCCCAGTTTCACATAAGTCTCGCCCAGTTCTCGGTACGCAAGGAACAGATCCTCTGAGGGACTGCCTTTGTTCAGGCTCAATAGGGCGACGACATCTTTCAGCGACCTTACGCCATTCTCATAATGTCCCTGAGCGTTTGATGCTTTGGCCATTGCCGTTAGGATCTTGACTCGATCGTCTGTTTCGGAGTTTTTCCCAAGAGCAGCCCTTAAGGACTCCAGGGCTGGCTCGTATTGTCGACGTTCCAAAAAAATACTGCCTAGCCAATAATAAGCGTTTGAAGCCTCCCTGTGCCCAGGGTATCTTGTGACAAAATCCTTCAGCGACCCCTCAGCTTCATCAAATTTCTTTACCTTATAGGCAGATTCCCCCAGACCAAGCAGGATTCTGATCTGCTGATCTTTGTCCGCAGAGAAATTTCGGGCTTTGCTGAACATTAAAAGGGCATGTCCGTACAAATGAAGTCTCTTATGAGCCTCGCCAAGGAGCAACAGGACATTCCCCATTTCTCCGAAAGGCAAGCTAGATTTCATCTTCTCATAATAACTTACTATACTCTCAATTTCGCCACTTTTCCTTTTTCGTTCGAAAATCGTTTCCAGTGATGCCTGAAGCTCGGACTTGATCTCCTCCCTCAGGTTTGTCCTGGAATAGTCAACCAGGATCTCTCTCAAGGTAAGAACGCTCTTTTCGTAGTCTCCGTTTTTCTTCTGGACAAGGGCAAGCTTCAATAATGTCTGTTGCAGGGAAGTCTCCACCTGTTGTCTCAATTTTGTTGCGGGATGTTTGGCCAGTAGATCCTTAAGCGTCTTGATACTCTGCTCGTAACGCGTGTCTTTCTGCTGGATGTTGGCAAGCTTCAGCATGGCAAGCTGAGATAACGAATTGTCAGGAAATGCCTCTATGATTTGCTCATAGATCTCATGAGCTGTTTTCATAACAGGTATTCCTTGGTCTTGTGCAGGCGTGTTTTTAGCTTCGGCTTTTTCGGCTTCCGCAGCAAGACGAAGCAAGCTAATCAGGCCCCCTTCGGCTTCGGGATATGTCCTTGCAACCAGGTCATACAGCTTGCACGCCTCATCGCTCAGCCCTTCTTCACGATAGGTGTCGGCAATCCTTGTTAGGAGCAAATCAGCTGATTCCAGCTCAGGGAAGTAATTAAGGACCTTGGAGAAAGCATCTCTGGCTTCTTGCAGTTGTCCCAGTTCGCAGTAGTTGTTGCCAGTGTACAGCAGGATATCTGAATTCTTGTAGATCTCATCTGGCCGTGTCTTCGTGATTTCGTTAAGGGTCCTTAGGGAACGCTTGAAGGATTTCATGTCAAAGAATGTCTTTGCTACCTCGATCTTTGCTTTTGTGGCAAATCGTGTCTTGGGATAACGTCTCTGAAGCTCCTCAAAGGCCTGAAGCGCCTCCAAGGGTTTCCTGGTGGCGGCAAGAACCCTGCCCCGTTGAAGCAGGGCCTCAGCAGCAGCTCTGGGGTCCTTGTTTTCCTTCCCGACAAGATCATAGTGCGTCATAGCTTGATGGTATTGATTTGCCTCTAAGTAACAGTTTCCCATGGATACCCTGGCGCCGGGCACGTAGTCAGATTCCGGGAACTTGCTGATGGCGGCTTGATAATGCGCGGTAATGTCAAGAAGATGCTCAGGGATCTCTTTTTCAAACTTGCCATGGAAGCTCTTGGCCAAAAGGAAATAGGCACGTTCTGAATGCCGGCTTTCGGGATAGGACTGAATAACTTTCTCAAGAATCGGAATGGCTTTTTCCCATTTCCCCATTTTGCAAAACTCTGCAGCTTCCAGGAAGAGATCAGTGCCTGGTCCTGGTCTGACCGAGCCATTTGCACCAAACGAATCATCTGTCCACACTGCTGCATCAAAACCAGTCAACTCGTCAAGAGGTGGCTTTGGGGACATGGATTGTTTCAAGCCTTTTTCGTGATGCTTCGATTTGGTTCTAATTTCAATGCAAAGAAGATCTTTGCCCTCTTTTACCTGGTATTCAATCTCCCTATATGGCTTGTACGTCTTGACAAGCACACAAACCACACGGCATGCTTTCTGGGTTATCTCTACGCCCTTCACTAGTTTGTCTCCCACTATGGTCTCGCTGGCGTAGACATCCCCTGAAAGTTCGGTATCCTTGAAGGCAACTAGCATCTCCCGATCTTCAACAGGGATTACCTTATGGGCGGGATAACCTGTCAATTTGATAAGGACCGAGGAGACGTCCTCCTCAGAATGGGTCGAAACCTGCTCAATAACGTCATAGCCTCGGCCTTCGGCACGCAGATGTCCAACACAGGAAAAAATCACCATAACAAAAATCAGAATAGTCCGTCGTTTGACTCTAAAATGCATGGATATCCAAGTGTTATGACCCACCGGCCTGAATTATCAATCCTATCGTATCCCCATGGTTGAGCAATTAACATGCCAAGGAATGTGAGAGCATGTTGCCGGACCCTGCGTCTCCACAGTCCAACAATTATAAACATCCGGGCTGAGATGACCCGGCTCTGGTTATCCGCCGGAGGCGGATTTGGCTTCTTGGAATTTCAATGGCTTGTGGCCTCCGGCTCATAGAGCCTATGGCTCGGAGAGAGTGATGGAGTACTGGAGTGATCGAAAAAATCTGGGATCAGATTATTGACAAAAACATGTGGCCGGGGCGAGATGTCAGATTATTGACAAAAAGACCTGGATCATGAAGCAACTGCAGGCTTGAGGAGGTTCTTCTTCTTCATCTTCTCGATGAGGGTGGTTCGATTGATATTGAGTAATTTCGCGGCCTTGGTCTTAACCCAGTTCGTCTCACTCAGGGCCTGAAGGATCAGTTTTTTCTCATACTCTTCAACAGCCTGGTCAAAAACAATGCCGTTGTTGGGGATCCTGACTTCAACAGATTCAACCTTGCTGGCTTTCCCCTTAATAGATTCGGGAATATCCTCAATCTCGATGGTATCCCCATTTGAAAGGATGACCAGTCGTTCTATCAAGTTCTCGAGTTCCCGGATATTGCCGGGCCAACTGTATTCCAGCAAGCAACCAACCGCATCTTGAGCAAATTCACAAATACGTTTTCGTTTCTGTTTGTTGAACCTCTTCATAAAAAAATCGACAAGCAACGGAATATCTTCTGTTCTGTGTCTCAAGGGGGGAACCTTTATTGGGATAACGTTCAGTCGGTAGTAGAGGTCCTGTCTGAATGTCCCCTTATTGACCGCGCTAATCAAATTTTTGTTCGTCGCAGCGATGATGCGGACATCTATCTCAAGAGTTCTCGTGCCGCCCACTCTTTCGAACTTCTGCTCCTGAAGTACTCTCAATAACTTGACCTGCAAGTTGGGGCTCATGTCCCCAATCTCATCCAGGAAAATAGTCCCGCCATTGGCCAACTCAAAACGGCCCACTCGCATCTTATGAGCGCCCGTGAAGGCCCCTTTCTCATGTCCGAAGAGTTCACTTTCCAAAAGCTCCTCGGGAATTGCCCCGCAATTGATCACCACCATCGGGTTATCTCTGCGGTAACTATTGTAATGGATAGCCTTGGCGATCAGCTCTTTTCCCGTGCCACTTTCGCCCGTGATGAGCACAGTGCTATCCGTGTCAGCGACCCTTTCTATAAGCTCGAAAACCTTTTGAATGGGTTTGCTGTCACCAATGAAGTTCTCGAATCGATACTTTTTCCGAAGCTGCTGCTTTAGGAGTATGTTCTCTCTTTCAAGCTGCCTGTATTTCAGCGCTTTTTCCACGACTATCAAGATCTCGTCTGACTTGACAGGTTTGCTGATATAGTCAAAAGCGCCCATCTTGATAGCTTCCACAGAACCCCTGATCGTGCCATAACCCGTTAGAATGATACACATGGTTTCGGGAGACTGGTCCACAACATATTGCAAGACC containing:
- a CDS encoding tetratricopeptide repeat protein, whose product is MHFRVKRRTILIFVMVIFSCVGHLRAEGRGYDVIEQVSTHSEEDVSSVLIKLTGYPAHKVIPVEDREMLVAFKDTELSGDVYASETIVGDKLVKGVEITQKACRVVCVLVKTYKPYREIEYQVKEGKDLLCIEIRTKSKHHEKGLKQSMSPKPPLDELTGFDAAVWTDDSFGANGSVRPGPGTDLFLEAAEFCKMGKWEKAIPILEKVIQSYPESRHSERAYFLLAKSFHGKFEKEIPEHLLDITAHYQAAISKFPESDYVPGARVSMGNCYLEANQYHQAMTHYDLVGKENKDPRAAAEALLQRGRVLAATRKPLEALQAFEELQRRYPKTRFATKAKIEVAKTFFDMKSFKRSLRTLNEITKTRPDEIYKNSDILLYTGNNYCELGQLQEARDAFSKVLNYFPELESADLLLTRIADTYREEGLSDEACKLYDLVARTYPEAEGGLISLLRLAAEAEKAEAKNTPAQDQGIPVMKTAHEIYEQIIEAFPDNSLSQLAMLKLANIQQKDTRYEQSIKTLKDLLAKHPATKLRQQVETSLQQTLLKLALVQKKNGDYEKSVLTLREILVDYSRTNLREEIKSELQASLETIFERKRKSGEIESIVSYYEKMKSSLPFGEMGNVLLLLGEAHKRLHLYGHALLMFSKARNFSADKDQQIRILLGLGESAYKVKKFDEAEGSLKDFVTRYPGHREASNAYYWLGSIFLERRQYEPALESLRAALGKNSETDDRVKILTAMAKASNAQGHYENGVRSLKDVVALLSLNKGSPSEDLFLAYRELGETYVKLGQKEKAVPVFKSALELGSKRQDIQSLQFRLAQCYQWVKATSKAQDVLNQIVASGDPFWSKVAQAQINEINIKESVDKFGYGLKKS
- a CDS encoding sigma-54-dependent Fis family transcriptional regulator produces the protein MEKILIVDDDPEILDVIADVLRQAGYEVDQAEDGRRAIRRIEDDFYDLVITDLNLPKVDGMKVLQYVVDQSPETMCIILTGYGTIRGSVEAIKMGAFDYISKPVKSDEILIVVEKALKYRQLERENILLKQQLRKKYRFENFIGDSKPIQKVFELIERVADTDSTVLITGESGTGKELIAKAIHYNSYRRDNPMVVINCGAIPEELLESELFGHEKGAFTGAHKMRVGRFELANGGTIFLDEIGDMSPNLQVKLLRVLQEQKFERVGGTRTLEIDVRIIAATNKNLISAVNKGTFRQDLYYRLNVIPIKVPPLRHRTEDIPLLVDFFMKRFNKQKRKRICEFAQDAVGCLLEYSWPGNIRELENLIERLVILSNGDTIEIEDIPESIKGKASKVESVEVRIPNNGIVFDQAVEEYEKKLILQALSETNWVKTKAAKLLNINRTTLIEKMKKKNLLKPAVAS